From Juglans regia cultivar Chandler chromosome 6, Walnut 2.0, whole genome shotgun sequence, the proteins below share one genomic window:
- the LOC109012140 gene encoding uncharacterized protein LOC109012140, whose product MAIARSLPVTVRTLADIVSDRPLPMPEVIVPMREAKLIEGELCFVFNKEEINRTATPFRFSVVLSFQRHRLSLDVIRGYIKNRWGLISMPVVGAMRRACNVLVRLTNEADFVTAMSREIMDIASVPYKIFHWTPTFNEYEESVLAPVWIFLPGLQPHFFHESTLKIFAGSYGRYLRTDNATACVSRPEGARMCGEMDVSKDHRSYFWIGPPNKTRSHFQEVVFETLPAYCSTCRIQGHSKTTCRREKLNAGKQKKRVSQSKADLKRFERSK is encoded by the coding sequence ATGGCGATTGCTAGGTCCTTGCCTGTCACGGTGAGGACGCTTGCAGACATTGTTTCGGATCGTCCATTACCTATGCCAGAGGTAATCGTTCCTATGCGAGAGGCAAAGTTGATTGAGGGGGAGTTGTGTTTCGTTTTCAATAAAGAGGAGATCAATCGAACGGCGACTCCGTTTCGGTTTTCTGTAGTTTTATCATTCCAGCGGCATCGTCTGTCTCTGGACGTCATTCGGGGGTATATTAAAAACCGTTGGGGATTAATCTCTATGCCGGTTGTTGGTGCTATGAGGAGGGCTTGTAACGTGTTGGTGCGGCTGACTAATGAAGCAGATTTTGTTACGGCCATGTCCAGGGAAATCATGGATATTGCTTCTGTtccatataaaatttttcactGGACTCCTACCTTCAATGAATATGAGGAATCGGTATTGGCTCCGGTGTGGATTTTCTTACCAGGGCTACAGCCACATTTTTTCCATGAGTCAACGTTAAAGATTTTTGCAGGGTCTTATGGGAGATATCTAAGAACAGATAATGCAACAGCTTGTGTTTCAAGGCCAGAGGGTGCAAGAATGTGTGGGGAGATGGACGTATCGAAAGATCACAGGAGTTATTTCTGGATTGGTCCTCCTAATAAAACGAGAAGTCATTTTCAGGAAGTGGTATTTGAAACTTTACCAGCATATTGTTCAACATGCCGTATTCAAGGCCATTCGAAAACTACATGTAGAAGGGAAAAGTTGAATGCAGGAAAGCAGAAGAAAAGAGTTTCTCAGTCTAAAGCGGATTTGAAGAGATTTGAGAGGAGTAAATAG